Proteins encoded within one genomic window of Haematobia irritans isolate KBUSLIRL chromosome 5, ASM5000362v1, whole genome shotgun sequence:
- the LOC142241943 gene encoding PI-actitoxin-Afv2b-like: MKLIFAILFLAIFVIVAEGQCHNNPARPRCRQPLHLGRGGRGCRRVARWWYDNSSGVCKEFTYRGCGGNNNRYCSKAACETGCRRLIP; the protein is encoded by the exons atgaaattaatttttgcaattttatttcttgccaTCTTCGTAATCGTAGCTGAAGGACAATGTCACAATAATCCAG CTCGACCAAGATGTAGGCAACCTCTTCATTTGGGTCGTGGTGGACGTGGCTGCCGCAGAGTTGCCAGATGGTGGTACGACAACTCTTCGGGTGTTTGCAAGGAGTTCACCTATCGAGGATGTGGTGGTAATAATAATCGTTATTGCTCAAAAGCTGCATGTGAAACCGGTTGCAGGCGTTTAATTCCTTAA